A single Gambusia affinis linkage group LG20, SWU_Gaff_1.0, whole genome shotgun sequence DNA region contains:
- the btbd17a gene encoding BTB/POZ domain-containing protein 17 isoform X1, producing MAQRADLIHAGMLLLTMWVQVEVTAAAGLLKADFSQEGGSDGNTISHSQTLLQRLEALLIQGNGSDVSLRVETPNADEVKVIQAHSLVLSLQSSVFEQMLLSRNSSTMVLRETSDCAAVFDKFIRYLYCGEISLRLDQATPLHKLATKYQVQSLQQGVTNYMTQNLARDSPSGHVAGWYEYALQAGDVVLRDSCLQYLAWNLSSVLQSGEWVSISSQLLMTLLQRSDLVLQSEMELFAALEAWIIQNEPDGLTAENTLRAVRYAMMPPRELFHLQTQSTVLARYQESVRDLLYMSYQFHSASPLQMAKYFDVNCSLFVPRNYLSAVWGSPWIINNPTRDDRSTSFQTQLGPSSHDASKRVTWNALFSPRWLPLSIRPMYTESGAMQPTRVEGGRPRIIITPATSSADFAGVNFQKTILVMAQQHGKLVVKHVYNFHQSTEENGDFLAEANLYRRTSEYLIDSSLFLHVMVKPLYQTLITTKN from the exons ATGGCTCAACGGGCTGATCTCATCCATGCTGGGATGTTGCTTCTGACCATGTGGGTGCAGGTGGAGGTGACTGCTGCAG CAGGTCTGCTCAAAGCTGACTTCTCCCAGGAAGGAGGCAGTGATGGAAACACCATCAGCCACTCCCAAACACTGTTGCAGCGGCTGGAGGCCCTGCTGATTCAGGGGAACGGAAGTGACGTTTCTCTCCGTGTGGAGACGCCCAATGCTGACGAGGTGAAGGTGATCCAGGCTCACTCCCTGGTGCTCTCTCTGCAGAGCTCGGTGTTTGAGCAGATGCTGCTGAGCCGCAACAGCAGCACTATGGTGCTGAGAGAGACTTCCGACTGCGCCGCTGTGTTTGACAAGTTCATCAG ATATCTGTATTGTGGAGAGATTTCTCTTCGTCTTGACCAGGCCACGCCTCTGCACAAGTTGGCCACCAAGTACCAAGTGCAGAGCCTCCAGCAGGGTGTCACCAACTACATGACCCAAAATTTGGCCAGAGACTCACCTTCTGGTCATGTGGCAGGCTGGTATGAATATGCTCTGCAGGCAGGGGATGTTGTTCTGAGGGATAGCTGTCTGCAGTACCTGGCTTGGAACCTGTCATCTGTGCTGCAGAGTGGGGAGTGGGTGTCTATCAGCAGTCAGCTGCTTATGACCCTGCTTCAGCGCTCTGATCTCGTCCTACAGAGTGAGATGGAGCTCTTTGCAGCTCTAGAGGCCTGGATTATCCAGAATGAGCCCGATGGTTTGACGGCAGAGAACACATTAAGAGCTGTGCGTTATGCAATGATGCCTCCTAGGGAGCTCTTCCACCTGCAGACCCAGTCAACAGTCCTGGCTCGTTATCAGGAGTCAGTCCGTGACCTGCTGTACATGTCCTACCAGTTTCACTCTGCCTCGCCACTGCAGATGGCAAAATACTTTGACGTGAATTGTAGCCTCTTTGTCCCAAGAAACTATTTGTCTGCAGTGTGGGGTTCGCCTTGGATAATCAACAATCCGACCCGGGACGACCGCAGCACCAGCTTCCAAACTCAACTGGGGCCCAGCAGCCATGATGCTAGCAAACGAGTTACCTGGAATGCCCTGTTCTCACCACGCTGGTTACCTCTCAGCATAAGGCCCATGTACACAGAGAGCGGTGCCATGCAGCCGACACGTGTGGAAGGAGGGCGCCCTCGCATCATCATCACTCCAGCAACATCCAGTGCAGATTTTGCAGGAGTGAACTTCCAAAAGACAATTCTTGTGATGGCTCAGCAGCACGGTAAGCTAGTCGTGAAGCATGTCTACAACTTCCACCAGAGCACTGAGGAAAACGGTGACTTCTTGGCCGAAGCCAATCTGTACAGGCGCACCTCTGAGTACCTCATCGACAGCTCCCTCTTTCTCCATGTCATGGTGAAACCACTTTACCAAACCCTCATAACCACCAAGAACTGA
- the btbd17a gene encoding BTB/POZ domain-containing protein 17 isoform X2 — protein sequence MAQRADLIHAGMLLLTMWVQVEVTAAGLLKADFSQEGGSDGNTISHSQTLLQRLEALLIQGNGSDVSLRVETPNADEVKVIQAHSLVLSLQSSVFEQMLLSRNSSTMVLRETSDCAAVFDKFIRYLYCGEISLRLDQATPLHKLATKYQVQSLQQGVTNYMTQNLARDSPSGHVAGWYEYALQAGDVVLRDSCLQYLAWNLSSVLQSGEWVSISSQLLMTLLQRSDLVLQSEMELFAALEAWIIQNEPDGLTAENTLRAVRYAMMPPRELFHLQTQSTVLARYQESVRDLLYMSYQFHSASPLQMAKYFDVNCSLFVPRNYLSAVWGSPWIINNPTRDDRSTSFQTQLGPSSHDASKRVTWNALFSPRWLPLSIRPMYTESGAMQPTRVEGGRPRIIITPATSSADFAGVNFQKTILVMAQQHGKLVVKHVYNFHQSTEENGDFLAEANLYRRTSEYLIDSSLFLHVMVKPLYQTLITTKN from the exons ATGGCTCAACGGGCTGATCTCATCCATGCTGGGATGTTGCTTCTGACCATGTGGGTGCAGGTGGAGGTGACTGCTGCAG GTCTGCTCAAAGCTGACTTCTCCCAGGAAGGAGGCAGTGATGGAAACACCATCAGCCACTCCCAAACACTGTTGCAGCGGCTGGAGGCCCTGCTGATTCAGGGGAACGGAAGTGACGTTTCTCTCCGTGTGGAGACGCCCAATGCTGACGAGGTGAAGGTGATCCAGGCTCACTCCCTGGTGCTCTCTCTGCAGAGCTCGGTGTTTGAGCAGATGCTGCTGAGCCGCAACAGCAGCACTATGGTGCTGAGAGAGACTTCCGACTGCGCCGCTGTGTTTGACAAGTTCATCAG ATATCTGTATTGTGGAGAGATTTCTCTTCGTCTTGACCAGGCCACGCCTCTGCACAAGTTGGCCACCAAGTACCAAGTGCAGAGCCTCCAGCAGGGTGTCACCAACTACATGACCCAAAATTTGGCCAGAGACTCACCTTCTGGTCATGTGGCAGGCTGGTATGAATATGCTCTGCAGGCAGGGGATGTTGTTCTGAGGGATAGCTGTCTGCAGTACCTGGCTTGGAACCTGTCATCTGTGCTGCAGAGTGGGGAGTGGGTGTCTATCAGCAGTCAGCTGCTTATGACCCTGCTTCAGCGCTCTGATCTCGTCCTACAGAGTGAGATGGAGCTCTTTGCAGCTCTAGAGGCCTGGATTATCCAGAATGAGCCCGATGGTTTGACGGCAGAGAACACATTAAGAGCTGTGCGTTATGCAATGATGCCTCCTAGGGAGCTCTTCCACCTGCAGACCCAGTCAACAGTCCTGGCTCGTTATCAGGAGTCAGTCCGTGACCTGCTGTACATGTCCTACCAGTTTCACTCTGCCTCGCCACTGCAGATGGCAAAATACTTTGACGTGAATTGTAGCCTCTTTGTCCCAAGAAACTATTTGTCTGCAGTGTGGGGTTCGCCTTGGATAATCAACAATCCGACCCGGGACGACCGCAGCACCAGCTTCCAAACTCAACTGGGGCCCAGCAGCCATGATGCTAGCAAACGAGTTACCTGGAATGCCCTGTTCTCACCACGCTGGTTACCTCTCAGCATAAGGCCCATGTACACAGAGAGCGGTGCCATGCAGCCGACACGTGTGGAAGGAGGGCGCCCTCGCATCATCATCACTCCAGCAACATCCAGTGCAGATTTTGCAGGAGTGAACTTCCAAAAGACAATTCTTGTGATGGCTCAGCAGCACGGTAAGCTAGTCGTGAAGCATGTCTACAACTTCCACCAGAGCACTGAGGAAAACGGTGACTTCTTGGCCGAAGCCAATCTGTACAGGCGCACCTCTGAGTACCTCATCGACAGCTCCCTCTTTCTCCATGTCATGGTGAAACCACTTTACCAAACCCTCATAACCACCAAGAACTGA